GACCAACCTGAAGGGCGACACCTGGACCGGGTCTGTGCGGGATCTCCTCCCCGGGGCCTTTACGTCTGCCGATCTGCCCGGGGATGAGGAGGGGCGCACATGAACGGGGCCCCCTTCCGCTCCGGTTTCTGTTCCATCGTGGGCCGGCCCAACGTGGGCAAGTCCACTCTGCTCAACGCGTTCGTGGCGGCGAAGCTGGCCATCATGTCGGACAAGCCGCAGACCACCCGCAACCGCATCCTGGGCGTGTACAACCGGCCCGACGCGCAGGTGGTCTTCCTGGACACGCCGGGCATCCACAAGCCGCGCCACCGGCTCGGGGAGTACATGAACAAGGTCGCCATCGGCACCATCCCCGAGGTGGACGTGGTGCTCTTCGTCGTCGACGGCTCGGTGCCCGAGCCCGGCGAGGGCGACCGCTACGTCGCCGACGTCGTGGCCCGCTCGGGCCGACCGGCGATCCTGGTGGTCAACAAGATGGACCGGGTGAAGCGGGGCGACTGGTATGCGGTGATGGACGCGTACAAGGCCCTGGCTCAGCCGGAGGCCCGCAGCGAGAACCCCGACCCCGGGGCGCCCACCATCGAATGGATCGACATCGTGCCGGTGTCGGCGCTGGAGCACAAGAACATCGACGCGCTGCTGGACCTGATCGTGCAGCAGATGGAGGAAGGGCCGAAGTACTACCCCGAAGACATGATCACGGACCAGCCGGAGCGCTTTGTGATCGCGGAGTTCATCCGGGAGAAGATCCTGCAGCTCACCCGGGACGAGGTGCCGCACTCGGTGGCGGTGGAGGTGGAGGAGCTGCAGCGCCGCCCGACCGGCACCGTCTACGTCAGCGCCTCGATCTACGTGGAGCGCGAGAGCCAGAAGGGCATCATCATCGGCAAGCGCGGCGCCATGTTGAAGGAGATCGGCGCCCGGGCGCGGCAGGACATCGAGCAGATGCTGGGCTCCAAGATCTACCTGGAGCTGTTCGTGAAGGTGAAGGAGGACTGGCGGAACAAGGAGTCGGTCCTGCGGAGCCTGGGGTACCGGGAGGAATAGCCGCGCGCGGGGCGACGGGACGTGCGGAGGTCGCCTGATCCTGTGGGGAGGGCGGCCTCCGTTTGGTTGAGGCCGCAGCGCGGCGAACGCCGCCGGGCCGCCGGTTCCCTGACGCCGTGAGGACGGCTCGCATCGTGTGCGCACCAGTCTGCGAATCTTGACACCAGAGGAGAGGGTGACGCCCCATGGAAAACTTCGTGTTCCACAATCCCACCAGACTGATCTTCGGCCGCGGGCAGCTGAGCCGCCTGCGCGACGAGCTGGAACCCTACGGGAAGCGGGTGCTCCTGGTGTACGGCGGCGGCTCCATCAAGCGCACCGGCCTGTATGACGAGGTCATGGCCATCCTGCGGGAGGCCGGCCGCACGGTGTTCGAGCTGCCGGGGGTGGAGCCCAATCCCCGGCTCACCACCGTCCATCGGGGCGTGGAGATCTGCCGGCGGGAGCAGATCGACTTCATCCTCGCCGTCGGCGGCGGCAGCGTGCTCGACTGCGCCAAGGCCATTGCGGTGGGCGCCCGGTACGACGGCGACATGTGGGACATCGTCACCAGGAAGGCGGAGGCGACGGGCGCCCTGCCGTTCGGCGCGGTGCTCACGCTGGCGGCCACCGGGTCGGAGATGAACCCCACCTCGGTGATCACCAACTGGGAGACCCAGCAGAAGCTGGGATGGTCCGCCAGGCCCTACACCTTCCCCGCCTTCTCGATCCTGGATCCCGTCTACACCTTCACGGTGCCCAGGGATCACACGGTGTACGGCATCGTGGACATGATGTCCCACGCGCTGGAGCAGTACTTCCACGCTGCG
The nucleotide sequence above comes from Symbiobacterium thermophilum IAM 14863. Encoded proteins:
- the era gene encoding GTPase Era gives rise to the protein MNGAPFRSGFCSIVGRPNVGKSTLLNAFVAAKLAIMSDKPQTTRNRILGVYNRPDAQVVFLDTPGIHKPRHRLGEYMNKVAIGTIPEVDVVLFVVDGSVPEPGEGDRYVADVVARSGRPAILVVNKMDRVKRGDWYAVMDAYKALAQPEARSENPDPGAPTIEWIDIVPVSALEHKNIDALLDLIVQQMEEGPKYYPEDMITDQPERFVIAEFIREKILQLTRDEVPHSVAVEVEELQRRPTGTVYVSASIYVERESQKGIIIGKRGAMLKEIGARARQDIEQMLGSKIYLELFVKVKEDWRNKESVLRSLGYREE
- a CDS encoding iron-containing alcohol dehydrogenase, coding for MENFVFHNPTRLIFGRGQLSRLRDELEPYGKRVLLVYGGGSIKRTGLYDEVMAILREAGRTVFELPGVEPNPRLTTVHRGVEICRREQIDFILAVGGGSVLDCAKAIAVGARYDGDMWDIVTRKAEATGALPFGAVLTLAATGSEMNPTSVITNWETQQKLGWSARPYTFPAFSILDPVYTFTVPRDHTVYGIVDMMSHALEQYFHAADNAPLIDRWIEDLLRTVMEAAPKAVANPEDYEARETLLFCGTMALNGVLSMGTDGGDWATHAIEHAISAVYDIPHGGGLAIVQPNWMKYCLETDPARFARLAVRVFDVAPAGRTDREVGLEGIERLRQFWSSLGAPARLADYGIGDDQIDRMAVLAMKGGTTVGRFRPLTPEDVAAILRMSL